The proteins below come from a single Streptomyces sp. M92 genomic window:
- a CDS encoding phosphatase PAP2 family protein has protein sequence MNFEDDELYRDITGFAQDTPTWVQHTAEVWTEAGILLFGALFVVAWWRSRSDGTRAFAIAALAPVATAVAYVCSELVKSGFTQERPCRAVAGAVPSLAECPPTGDWSFPSNHATIAGASAVTLVLVRRAAVWLTVPLALLMAFSRVFVGVHYPHDVVAGLLFGALVAAAAVRLGTRPATRLAGAMRASSAPAVRWLTGTGPRGTAYAASHRRR, from the coding sequence ATGAACTTCGAGGACGACGAGCTCTACCGCGACATCACCGGCTTCGCCCAGGACACCCCAACGTGGGTACAGCACACGGCGGAAGTGTGGACGGAGGCGGGAATCCTGTTGTTCGGGGCGCTGTTCGTCGTCGCCTGGTGGCGGTCGAGGAGCGACGGCACCCGGGCGTTCGCGATCGCGGCCCTTGCACCCGTGGCCACAGCTGTGGCGTACGTCTGCAGTGAGCTGGTCAAGTCCGGCTTCACGCAGGAGCGTCCGTGCCGGGCGGTCGCCGGGGCGGTGCCGTCCCTGGCCGAGTGCCCGCCGACCGGCGACTGGTCCTTCCCGAGCAACCACGCGACGATAGCGGGCGCTTCGGCGGTGACGCTGGTCCTGGTCCGGCGGGCGGCCGTGTGGCTGACGGTGCCGCTGGCCCTGCTGATGGCCTTCTCCCGCGTCTTCGTCGGCGTGCACTACCCGCACGACGTCGTCGCCGGGCTGCTGTTCGGCGCCCTGGTCGCCGCCGCGGCCGTACGTCTGGGCACGCGCCCGGCGACGCGGCTGGCCGGGGCGATGCGGGCGTCGTCGGCGCCTGCGGTGCGGTGGCTGACCGGGACGGGGCCCCGCGGCACCGCGTACGCCGCCTCGCACCGGCGTCGTTGA
- the disA gene encoding DNA integrity scanning diadenylate cyclase DisA: MAANDRAAAPGKSGGSAGADGLMRASLSAVAPGTLLRDGLERVLRGNTGGLMVLGSDKTVESMCTGGFVLDVEFTPTRLRELCKLDGGIVLSSDLSKILRAGVQLLPDPTIPTEETGTRHRTADRVSKQVGFPVVSVSQSMRLIALYVDGQRRVLEDSAAILSRANQALATLERYKLRLDEVAGTLSALEIEDLVTVRDVSAVAQRLEMVRRIATEIAEYVVELGTDGRLLALQLDELIAGVEPERELVVRDYVPEPTAKRSRTVDEALAELDKLSHAELLELSTVARALGYTGSPETLDSAVSPRGFRLLAKVPRLPGAIIDRLVEHFGGLQKLLAASVDDLQTVDGVGEARARSVREGLSRLAESSILERYV; this comes from the coding sequence GTGGCAGCCAACGACCGGGCAGCAGCTCCCGGAAAGTCCGGTGGGAGTGCCGGTGCCGATGGCCTGATGCGCGCCTCGCTGAGCGCGGTGGCGCCCGGCACGCTGCTGCGGGACGGCCTGGAGCGGGTCCTGCGCGGCAACACCGGCGGCCTGATGGTGCTGGGCTCGGACAAGACCGTCGAGTCCATGTGCACCGGCGGTTTCGTCCTGGATGTGGAGTTCACTCCGACGCGGCTGCGGGAGCTGTGCAAGCTCGACGGCGGCATCGTGCTGTCGTCGGACCTGTCGAAGATCCTGCGGGCGGGGGTGCAGCTGCTTCCGGACCCGACCATTCCGACGGAGGAGACCGGTACCCGGCACCGTACGGCGGACCGGGTGAGCAAGCAGGTCGGGTTCCCCGTCGTCTCGGTCTCGCAGTCGATGCGGCTGATCGCGCTGTACGTGGACGGGCAGCGGCGGGTGCTCGAGGATTCCGCCGCCATCCTGTCGCGGGCCAATCAGGCGCTGGCGACCCTGGAGCGGTACAAGCTGCGGCTGGACGAGGTCGCGGGCACCCTGTCGGCGCTGGAGATCGAGGACCTGGTGACCGTCCGGGACGTCTCGGCGGTCGCGCAGCGGCTGGAGATGGTGCGCCGGATCGCGACCGAGATCGCCGAGTACGTGGTCGAGCTGGGGACGGACGGGCGCCTCCTGGCGCTTCAGCTGGACGAGTTGATCGCCGGTGTCGAGCCGGAGCGGGAGCTGGTCGTGCGGGACTACGTGCCCGAGCCGACCGCGAAGCGGTCCCGCACGGTCGACGAGGCGCTCGCCGAGCTGGACAAGCTCAGCCATGCGGAGCTGCTCGAACTATCGACGGTGGCGCGGGCGTTGGGGTACACGGGCTCGCCCGAGACGCTGGACTCCGCGGTGTCGCCGCGCGGGTTCCGGCTGCTGGCGAAGGTGCCGCGGCTGCCGGGCGCGATCATCGACCGGCTGGTGGAGCACTTCGGCGGTCTGCAGAAGCTGCTCGCCGCGAGCGTGGACGACCTGCAGACGGTGGACGGCGTCGGTGAGGCGCGGGCGCGCAGCGTGCGGGAAGGGCTGTCGCGGCTGGCGGAGTCGTCGATCCTCGAGCGGTACGTCTAG